From the Lemur catta isolate mLemCat1 chromosome 1, mLemCat1.pri, whole genome shotgun sequence genome, the window TTGACTGtcctgtgttgtgtgtgtgtgtgtgtgtgtgtgtgtatgtatgtgtatgcacacatcTGTTTGAGATTGAACAAGAAACAGTATCACTCTGAAATCTCGAGTATCTCTTGTGGGTGGGCATCTGAATCAGAACCCTTGACCCCAATGCTCTAGACGTTAAAACACAGCCTTCGAGTGAGTTAGAAGATCAGGATTCTGTCTGCCAAGACCCAGGCCCcttgttttatttctgcttccCACCACTCCCACAGCAAGGCGGTGCGAGTGCTAATGCATTTGTTCAGAGAGCCCAAGTCCACCTTTCCCCAGAGTGGAGCCCGCGTGAGGGACAGTGTGCGGCTCTGCAGAGGTGGATGTCGGGTGGCATGCAGGCCAGTGGCAAGCGGGGAGTCTGCAGATGGAAGGACGGAACGAGCAAGGGGCGGGTCTGGGCACAGGTGTCCCCCATGCTGTGAGGGACACTGTGATCCGGGACCCCTTGTCTCGCTTCGTCTCCCAGCTCTCCCTCTCTGTCgttctcctccctgtccccctcacCTGTCCTTAGCTGGGGGAGATGGCATTATTGGTCTCCTGATACATTCTCTGCTGAGAGAAGAGGGGTTTGAAATGGGGATTACTGTGATGCCTTGTTTGGGTGACAAAGGCAGGCAACCACCTCCCCCGGGGTCTGCCTTTCCCTAAAGTTTTAGGGTTGCTCAGGGgtgacctctttggaggtgaccTCCTGCCACAACCTGCAGGAGCTCCACGTGTTCCGCACATGCTGACttcctgcagggggaggggacgggCATTCCTGGGACAGTGCTGGGTAAGTGGAGCCAGTGCAGCCGCAGATTGGGTGTCTGCCTTGGGTTTCAGGTGTATTGAGTTGTTTCTTGTTGTGGAGTCTCATTGCTAATGAAAAGGCTCAGGTCACGCTGCTGGGCCTTTGGCTGTGGTTGATCATGGTGATAAGATTTGGCACCCAGAAGCAGTCCTGTTTCCACTGAAGCATGTGGCACATGGCGGGCAGGCACGCTGGCACCTGACATTAACCCATGAGGTGCTGGCCCGCCAACAGGCACACCCTACCTGTGCCAGAATTTAGGTTGTGGCCAGACTCTGGGAGCCACCTGGGCTCTACCAGGAGTGGCATTTTTTCTTCTCGTTGAAACATTCCAGCTTCATGCTAGCTCATTGCCGCACCCTCCGCCCTCTCCGCAACAGGAACCTCCCCCGGCCCCACTTCCCAGAGCTCTTGGCCACTCCCCATGCTGGGTCTCTGGGCTCCTAATCTCATCCTTCCCTGAGGGAGATCCATAGCTGCTTCTGCTACTCTTCATAAAGCTCTGTGTGCCAGACTCTGTGTTATGGATTTGATACCTTTTGTGACATCAGAGATTGTCACCCCCATTgccaggtgaggaaacaggcaaAGAGAGGCTAACGGGCTTTCCTAAGACCATTCAGGTAATTAGTGGTAAAAGGCAGGATTGCAACCAAGTCTGACCTCCCGATTGCGTTCCCAATGGCCACGCTGCTATTTCTTGAGCCGCGCTTCCTCCACGCTCCCTCCACGCTCCAGGGCTTTCTTTGGAGGCAGACAGTGATGGCAAGGAGTGTTCTTTCGTCTGGATGTGCCCTGTCTCCTTGCCACAGTCTTCACAGCACCTCCTCTGTGAGACTGGAGATGCGGTCAGCTCTTCCCTGTTTACCTGCCCAAGGTGAGCTGTCTCAGGGCCAAGTGAGTGCCAGGCATCTCCActgtcctgccctgcccccgTGCCCAGAGGAGGGCCTCGCCTGTCCCCATTTCTCCCACGGCAGCGCCATCCCTGCACTCCAGACTCCAGTTGTGGCCTGGCAGTCACAGGGGGCTGCTGCTGGAGGGGCAGAGGCCACATAGccagggacacagcaggaagagtgaagggcctggggctgcctcaaGCCACAGTGACATGTTGAGAGCAGCACCGTCCATGGGCATATCAGGACCTGGCACAGTCACTTAACTGAGGAGCGTTTCTTGCCAGTGTCTGTGCAGTGTTCAGATGGCAGGAAACCTGTCCCTGCTCTTAAGCCAGGGGCACCCAGCCCTCCATATGCTCTCTGGGGCGGGGGTTGCTTTCATGGAATTGCTTCtttgtgcctggccctgtgctggcAAAGgggctgagatttaaaaaaacaagcaaacaaaacaaaactttataaGGCACAAAATATATTCTCTGCTTCTTCGTTCTTTATGTCCTGTTGGGGCTAGAAGACAAAAAACAGAGGGCAGTAAGGAGCGGGGAGCGTTATTTTAGACGTCTTGCCCCCAGCTTGGGGGAGCCACTAGGCAGCAGTGGATAACCTGAGGCACTCCCAGGTGTCACTAAGAAAAGGGGCATGTGCCATGTGGACACCCAGGGGCTGAACCTGGTGTCTGGACTGGCAGCCATGCCCGGACCCCGCGCACCCAGCCCCAACTCCAGCCAGCGTGCCGTCATCGTCAGGCCGTCCCGCTCCTCTGAGTGTCTGTCTGCCACCTGCTCCTCTCACTACCAACTGCCTGGTCCCCTCGCCCTGTCTGGAGGGAGCTGGTTTGATCAGCTTAGCTAACTCCCCTGTCCCTGTTGGCCAGGTCACCTTGTGGGTCACCTGCAAACCCATGGATGGTCCTGTCAGAAGCTGCTTCTGCACAAAGAACTTGCTGCACCCAGCCCTGCTTCCCTGAGCAGGCGTTTTTGGGCTGAGAGGTTCTAGCCAGAGAGGGGCACTGGGTGTGGCAGACACCATGCTGAACACATGCTGTGCTGGGAAAAACAATGAGCTGCTCACTGTGCTTTGGGTACTTGGTCAGGAGAGGGCCTGTTTCTGACTTTCTCCTTTTGGGGCCCCCAGGGTCTCCACGAACCTCTGCTGGAACTAAGTAGAGGTGGTTTGCTTGTTTCTTAACTCTGTGAACCCTGTTCCTTTAGTACCCAGGAAAGGAAGTAGACACTCTTGTAGGGACACTGCCAGGGTGATGAATCTGAGCTTACTGCAGTCATGAACTATCTCAAGGAGCAAGGGTGTTCCCTGAAAATAGGTTATGGTGCGTGTCTTagttagggctgctataacaagacttagactgggtaattgataaacaacagaaatttactgctcacagtttgggaggctgaaaagtccaagatcaaggccagcagatttggtgtctggtgaagacTGCTCTCTGCTACAAAGGTGGTATCTTCTAGCTGCGTCCTCATGGAGCAGAAGGTAAAAGGGAGCAAACAAGCTCCCTGGGGCCTCATCTGCAGGGGCACTGATCCCCcacatgagggctccaccctcatgaccaaATCCCCTCCCAGCGTcattgcactggggattaagtttcaacatgaattttggagggacgcagacattcagaccatagcagcagGCTCACCCCGTGTGCACCCACTGCCTCACTTCCAGATGCCTCATAGTATCGGAACAGGTATGCCGGTGTGAGTGAACAAGCAGTAAGATTCATCAGCCTCAAAGGGTTGGAAGCCACTGGTCGAGGGAAGAGCAGCCTGGGTAGGTTTCCAGAGACCAGTTGTCCAGTCTAGCTCAGCTGGGGGATGTGGGAGCAGGAATAAGTCCTGGCCTGTCTGGGCCTCTCTGTGGCAGTAGCCACTCCTGCCTCCTTCACAGGGCTTGGGGTTCCACAGGCAAGAGGTGTGCTATAAAGACAAGTAGTGTTAATGGCATGGGCTTTGGGTGTGGTTCTGCCTGGAGCTGTGCTAGACagtggttctctctctctttttttttttttttttgagacagagtctcactgtgttacctgagctagagtgcagtggcatcaggctagctcacagcaacctcaaactcctgggctcaagcgatcctcctgcctcagcctcccaagtagctgggactacgggtgtgcaccaccatgcccagctaatttttttggtttctatttttagtagagatgggtctcactcttgcttaggctggtctcgaatacctgagctcaagcgatcctccttcctaggcctcccagagtgctagggttacaggcatgagccactgtgcccttcCTAGACAGTAGTTCTCAGACTTCAATGTGCATAAGCTTCAGTAGGGCTGGGTAAGCCCtgaaaatctgcatttctgacaagctccctGATGATGCTGGTGCTGCAGGTCCCTGGACACAAGGGTATCTGGATAGCAAAGGATGAGTCTGTAATTCCTTCCACTTCAGGGGTTCTCTGGGCCAGTTTTCCTGGCTGCTCCCGGGAAGACTTTGTTCAGCAGAGGGAAGGTAGGAATGAGAGAACTGCGGTGTGTTAGGTGCTTTACATACACCGTTTAATTTATACCCCACAGCAACCCTTACGAGGGAGTGTCTCGTTCTACAGATAGGAAAGTTAAAGCTGGGAGAAGTTaagacttgcccaaagtcacactgcaAGTGCCAAACCCAGGATTCAATGCCAATGGATGTCTCTTCTACTACATTAGAGCTCCCGAACTTTCCTCTACCTAAAAGTCACCCACAGTGCTGTTAAAAATACAGGTTTCTGGGCCTCACCCTCAAATTATGATTCAGTAGCTCTAGGCAAGTCAAGGTagctgtgttttttaaaaaactcaccccaggtgattctaaagcTGAGGACCTGCAAAGCGCACCTGGAGAAACAAGGCCCCGTGTTGCCACTCCGGACACTGCAGGTGCAGAGCTTTTGTCCACAAGTACTTCTCCAGCCTAGGCACGTGTGAGAACCACCTGGAGATCGTGTGGAACAGAGGCCTGAGCTGCAGGGCTgaggcagggcccaggaatctgcatttctaacaagtcccaGTGCTGCTGCTGCAGATCTAGGgacacactttgagaagcactgtcctAGAAGCTTGCTACTCAGGAGTGTGATCCACCAGCTCCACCAAAGCCTTGTGCAGACCTCAGGCCTCCTCACCCCACACCTACTAAatcataatctgcattttaacactGTCCCCAGGTGATTCACGTGCACCTTAAAGTTTGGCTGCCTTGGAGGAGCCAGAATGCGAAAGCACCAGGGGTAGAGGCAGATGGAGAACATCTTATCTTCCCACAGATACGGAAGATGCAGCAAAGAGGGGTACTGAGGGGTGCGCCCCAGATGGGGTGATGAGGACAGAGGAGAGGTGAGACTAGGGAAGAACAGAGGACCGTTCCCAgggaaggcagagagaacaggaaaCTGCAGAAGGGAAGTGGCCTCAGAGGAGAGGCTTCAGCAGGTGCCTTTCTCTGGGGCCATGGAACAGTGGAGAAGGTACCCTGTGGAGAGCATGGGGCTGCGGAGGGGACACCCTGGGGCTGATGCCTTCAGTGGGGAGGACAGTGGCTGTGGGGATGGACACACATGTGAATAAAGCATTTGCTGTGCAGCTGTGAGGCCAGCCAAGGTCAGAGTGCAGGAGTCTGTAGGGGACAAAATAAGGCCAATGGTTGACTTTGTCCTGCAGTGCTGAGCAGTGGAAAAAACCAGCAGCCacgcagggagagggaaggggccaGGGCGTGAGTGGTAGATGACACAGTGGGGGGCCCGGGGTGTGGGGGAATGGAGAGCAGAAGGAACAGATGCCACTTGAAGTTCCTGGGGCTGTtaaccttttttaaatttaaaaaagggtgtgtgggcagggagggaggaaaatctTTCCAAAGACATAGACTTAGTCTTTCTTCCATCAAATGTTAGTACATACGAATAGCCAAAATGGAAGCAGTTTACTTCTCAGAGATGTTAAGACAAATTTTACTGGGTGGCCAGTAGGGCCTAGGTTGCAAGATGGTAGGTGTGTGTGTAGCGGGGTGGGTGCTGTGAGCCCCAGAATTCCCCAGCCTTGGTCCCTGGccacacagctaagaagtgggggggagggggggagacgGAATCACAGCCCAGCCTCACTTCCAGTGTCAGTCCCTGTCTCCTCGTCAGTCCCGCCTCTAGTAACAGTCGcctgctttcctctctccctccatcccccttAATATTGGAAGCTCCTCTTCCAGCAAAGCCCTTCTTAAGGCCCCGCAGGGAGACAGGAAACTAAGCAGGTTAAGTCTGTGTAGTGAACACTTAACTCTCTTCCCAATCCCCCAGGAAACAGTGCAAGGGCTAGTGCGTGGGCTCTGGCATGAACAGATCTGTGTTTGAATCTCTGCACGCGCTGTGCTGACCTTGGCTAGTTATTTACCTCTCGGGGCCTTTGCTTCCTTTCCACttagctctgtgagggcaggaaccatgtcttTTCACAGCTCTGTTGCACCGAGCACTGTGCAGGGCACGTAGTTCCCATAAATGTTCATGGAAGACATAaaaccttctctttcccttctccccttgTGACCACTTTGCACGAGGCACTGTCCTTAACCAGGCTTGCTAGGCTGGTATGAGGACAAGCTAGGTtgattataaaatgaacaaaatttctgGTTCTGCTTGGAAGAATGCCCTAAATACCACGAAACAGCAAGAATTTTTTGATTCCCTTCCATGCCAGGTATTAGGGAGAATGAAATTCCTGGTAACTGTTTATCGAGGCAGGAATAAGGGCGCCTGCCTCCCACCAGGGCCAGGtgcctctctccttcttccctcctccccatcttcGCTCTTTCTCTGCACACATAGAAGAACGGCAGCCAGACATTGCCCATTTGGAAAAGTACAACTCAGTAGATATGAATCAGCTTGGGCAGGCGAAAAATGATTCATGTCTGACCAACTTGATTTAGTTCAGGTCACCTGTTCTGAATCTTTTTCTCCCGTGTAATTAAATGATGATTGGTCTCAGTGGTGGGAAGGAAGAGACAGAATTTAGTCTGTTTGTATTTGCAGAAAGCTGGGGACAGGATGGATGAGGGGAGATGTTTTCCTGTTTGGCAAATAATCCATGTGGAGGTGGAACGGCAGAGACGTTGGGGATGCTGGCATCTTGGGGGCCTTCTGAGCTGGGCAGTTCACCCTGGGGACAGGCTGTCCAGAACGCTGCCTTTAGCAGTGGCTAAAGATGTCCACTCCTGACCTGGCTCCAGGGAGCTTAATTAACCCCTTAGACACAGCTCTTGAATCACTGGGCACTGTGCTTGGgtacagttaaggttagggagaTTGGAACATCTCCCCTCTTCACTTTGTTGTCACTCAGAATCAGGCCTGCTGCAACTGCTGGTGCTGACTTCTGCTGCAAGTTTTCCCAAATATGTCTCTGCCCTGGGCTCGTTTGCCAAATCCCTTGTGTTCCTGTGTCTCGTGGCAGCTTAGCTCCTCCAGTCTGTGGGCAGAGGGGCCTAAGAACTCTTCACTTCCTGTCTGTCACCCAGTGACACGTCATGCCACTGCCTCTTCATCTGGGCATATATAGTCACTCGAGAGCACCCGCTGTGTACCAGGCGCTGTACTAGGTTATGAGGGCTGCGATTGATTGGGCCAGGCACTGTATCTCATTTGGTCTTCTCAGCAACCCTCTGAGATGATTGGTAATGTCTCCAATGAAGACTTTACTGACCAGGAGATAGAGGCTCAATGAAGCAAGGTGCCTAAAGTCATAGCTGTGAGTTAAGTGGCCAGAGTTCGGACTTCAGAGCCCATGCTCCTTCTAGTAAACAGCACCAGTGAACAGGACCTAGCAACAACAGATCCACTGAGGCCTTGGTGGGCTTTTGCTGGGTGCCAAGGCATCGTGCACAACCATAGTTGAAACCATCCTCCCCTTGCCTCGGTCCGCACGCCTTCCCCATGCTCCCAACAGCGCCGCAACCCCTCCTGGTTATTGGCGAggcggagagagagagaacaggcaAATGAGGTGGGTTGCAATTCCCAGGGATCAGAATTTCGGGAAGGATAAATACAAGTGGTTCTCTCCGGAACTATGAGTAGGAAGACCCCAGCCTCACTCTGCCTCCGCGTGTCCCCCAAGCCCTTTACTGTCAGCAACTTTCAGcccagggagaaaggaaagccCCACTCAAAGCTCCCGCCATGTCCTTAGAATCAATTTTTGGTTAAAGAAGGCCCTTGCCTCATCTCCTCTCTTTGCCAAATTAAACCAAAATGAAATCCCTTCAAATGTGAGTGTGCAGAGCCTTTCCCACTCCTCACtttcttgcttcttcctttctccagGTGTTGACTTTAAGATGAAGACCATAGAGGTAGATGGCATCAAAGTGCGGATACAGATTTGGtgagttggggaggaggaggaggaggaggaggaagaggagacgaCCCTGGGCTGCTCCTTGGCTGCCACTGTCATGTGTACGATCCCCAGGCGTCATCCGGGATAACTGGCCACCTCTATGATGGAGAGACGGGAAGTCTCAGAAGCCTGTCTCCACTCCTGTGAGCCTTAATGGCCAATCTCTTTTCTTAAGAAACTTTATGGGATTGACCACAAGTCACCCAAGGGCAATAACTAGAAGGAACTGGCAAACCACTGTGAGTTTGTCTTAGAATTAGGCTTTACCCTTTTTCCTTGGGCAGTGCTGCACCGATTGGAAGAGGGCAGGCTACACCCCATCATTTAGGGCGGGACCCGGCAAGAGTTCGGTACAGCGCAGTGCAGTTTCCACAAGCAGCCACAGGGTGCCACTGTGGCTCTTTGCCCTGAAGGCCTTGGAAACACTGGCTTTGCCAGCGGCTGGAGCTGCCTCCCAGTTCCAGAATAGTATGGGCATTGCCTTCAGAGGTCGCACAGGGACTGGGGGTGTAGCAgcatccctcccccacctctgcccagccAAATCTGGCCACAACGGCCCAGTTCTAGAGAGAGCTGTCCGAGGCCCAGTTACGGTTGTGGCTCCTGATATCTGCCACGGGGCATTTgtcaggaggggctggggccctgCAGGCCCCGGTACAGATGACCAGGCCTCTGGCTGCAGAGTCAGGGGTGTTTTCCTCCCTTTGGCGATATAAGCACCCCTGATTTTTTACCCTGCACCTCCCAGTTTTTCCTGCAAGGGCAAAGGgtctcccagctctgctcctcccctccccacctgctttCGTGGTCCCTGCTCCTCTGATGGACTGGCTTTGTACCGCAGGGACACGGCGGGGCAGGAGAGATATCAGACCATCACAAAGCAGTACTATCGACGGGCCCAGGTGAGCCACCCTTTTTGGGATTTGTAGGTGGGAAACTGCCACCCACATTCCTAGCTCTGGGTGTTTGAGATTTCTGTGCCATTGACCCCCAAAATAGAGCCCTCAGATTGCCTGCTGGGGAGGGAGCTCAGGCCCATCTTTCAGTTGTTCACtgcccatccattcattcatcagttattCACAGAGCGCTTACTGTAGGCAGGCCCCAACTTCCACCTCCATCCTGGGCCAAAGATCCAGGTCAGAGCATGTGGTGCCTCCCTACCCCAGAGAGTTCTGTGATGGGCCCAGGGAGTGGCAGTGGGGGGAGCGGGGTCTGAGAGGGAAGGAGACATTTCTGGATGCTGAGAAGGGAGAGTGGGACCCAACCTTTAAGGTGCCGCAGCCCTTGCTGGCCCCGCGACTGTGCACTCTCTCTGTGTGCATCCACCTccccatctttcttttcttctctctctctcagggaaTATTTTTAGTCTACGACATTAGCAGCGAGCGCTCTTACCAGCACATCATGAAGTGGGTCAGTGATGTGGATGAGGTAGGAGATGCCGCCTCACCACCGGGAGGCGGGGGGGAGGGTGCCTCAGAGGGAAGGCGAGGCCAGGGCCCAATGCGGGGGCTGGTGAGTAAATGCCTCTAGGAACCGTTGCCTCCCACAGCCCTGGATGAAGATCTCCAGAGGAGTAAGACTTGGGGAAGAGGCCGAAGCTGGCACGCCCTCACACTCCACACCCCGCCAGGCCTCCATGGCTGTGTCCTCCCTGGAAACGAGTTAGTTCCAAGTCTGCCCTGTGAGCAGCTTCCTCCTGAAATCTCAGGTGCAGGTGGAGCTGCACAGTTGcagttctagtcctggctctgcacAATAGCTGTACAGCCTTGAGCTAAACATTTGGACGCTCTGGGTCCCCAGTTACTCATCTTTAGAATGAGGGCTGGACTCAAGTCCAGTGTCCTTTCCAGCTCAGATACCAATCGTCCAACTCAAGGAAGCGCCAATGTTAGCCAGAGCATCTCCTGCCCTAAGCTGTCCCTGGGACCCCCTGGCATCAGTCATGGCACTTGGGGGAGCCTGGCATCTGCATCCAGTCAGCCCACCCTGTCCTGAGGCTCTTAAACATGGTGGTGGTTTGGAGGGCAGTACAGCCggtgtgggggatgggcaggaagGGTGCCACTCACTGACGGTTCTGCCCATCCTTTGTCCCCAGTATGCACCGGAAGGCGTCCAGAAGATCCTTATAGGGAACAAGGCTGATGAGGAGCAGAAACGGCAGGTGGGGAGAGAGCAAGGGCAGCAGGTAGGTCCATCCCGGGTGCTCTGCCGCACGTCCAGGGCCAGTCCTGAGCGTGGGGACCCAAGAGTGTGAATGTGTTTGCCACCAGCGGGTCCTCCCACACGTTCCTGCACCCTGAGGACTGGGGGAGTGGCTATGCTCAGCAGGTGTCCTCTCTGTCCTTCAGGACAGTGATTTGGGGTCCATCCACAAACAAAGACCTCTTGGGCAACAACTCTCCCACGTCTGAGTTCCCAAAAGCAGGATTGCCCTGTGCTTAAGAGGTCATCCATGCCTGGGTTAGTGATGAGGAAGAACTTCAAGTTGCTGACGTCTCTAACAGCATCCTGGCACTGCTGCCATTTTCCAGTCAGGAAGCAGATCTCCCATCCCGCCCCGTCCCTCCTTATGCCcagaaagaggcaggaaggaaaacGAGGGGAGGAAGGCCGCTGTTGGAGAAGCAccaggggcagagagggcaggaggatggggctggggcagtggccaggctgcagggagacCGTCTTCCCGGAGCACAGAAAGGAAGAGGGATATTTCTCAGACAAGTCATCCACCTACTCCGTGGGCCTCAAgagtttttctctccctcttcagtCAATAGCTTTCCATTagcacttaaaataaaattgattttttgatatgaaaaataatacatggtCATTGAAAAATTTGAAAGTAGAGGCCAAGCCTACTTGAATAATAGTATTTATCGAGCACCGCATGTGTTGTGTTGTGCTAAGCAAGTGCTTTTAGGTGTATGACCCcatttaatcattccacagcCTCAGATGACAGACACTGTCAGGCCCTTTGAGGGAAGATGAAGCTGGGGCTTAGGGAGAACAAGTAACTTGCCCTGGGCTGTGCAGCTGCTAAGTGGCAGCCCTGGATTCCCGTCTGGGGCTGCTGGACTCAGGGCCCCTGCTTTTCACAAATGTGCTGTGCTGCCACAACAGCTTGGTGTCTTTGTCCTCTGATACACGACGTGTGTGTGTTGCGGGGTGGGCGGGTCGGGGAGGTGTATTTGTGAAGCCTctgctcccacctctgccagcCTATGTCTTGGAGCCCCCAGTGTGGTCTGAGAAGTTACCTGCTCTGAGAGATTGTCACAACGTAGCACGGTCTGTGAGCACAATGGCAGAAGGATGTGCCTGGTGGTGTGGGTACCTCCCTTCCCTTTTCGAATCTTTCAGAAATGTCCTTCTCTTGCAGCTGGCTAAGGAGTATGGCATGGACTTTTATGAAACAAGTGCCTGCACCAACCTCAACATTAAAGAGGTGAGCGCCCTGGAGACCAGCTGTCTGCTCCTGCTGGCCGAGTCCAGCAAGGTGGGGAGGTGAGAGGTGGAGCCCCAGGATAAGATGGGCCCCACCCTGGCCGGGTGCAGGGTTCCCCGGGGGCCGAAGAGAGGACACTGGACTAACCTGTGCCCTTGGTTTCCAGTCGTTCACACGGCTCACGGAGCTGGTGCTGCAGGCCCACAGGAAGGAGCTGGAGGGTCTCCGGACACGTGCCAACAACGAGTTGGCGTTGGCAGAGCTGGAGGAAGACGAGGGCAAACCTGAGGGTCCAGCGAACTCTTCCAAAACCTGCTGGTGCTGAGAGTCCTGTGTGGGGCACCCCACACGGTGCCCTCTTCCCTCAGGAGGCCTGTGGGCAGACGGGGGAGCCTGGCTTTGCCCTGCTGCTGCCCTCTCATTTGATGACCCTGTGGAATGCCAGTAGCTGCCActccccctgcctggccctgagAGCAGCTCTGCTGTCATCCCCgagcagcctctgccccagcccctccaccctggAGTGGTACCCTTCAGCCTGTTCCCCCAGCCACAGGCCTGCTGTGACCCCAGAATGTGCTGCGAGCACCGTCTCACCGCCCCGAGCTCCCCAGACATGGCCGAGGCTGGAGTCAAGGCCCCTGCAAGGCTCCTTTCTTGGTGCATTTTGTCTCCTCTctgctttttctcccttctccccactggTCTTTCTCTGGCCCCTTCCCCTCCAGTGTGTTTTGCATCAAAGCCCCTCAGGCCCCTTTCCCTGTACGTCCTGCCGTGTGGCTGCAGGTGCAGTGCTTTCCTTTCCTCCTGACCCTGTCCAAGGGAATGGACCCAGGCTCATGGGGACATGCCATCTGCTGCTCTAAGGAGAGCCCCCCACCCTGTTCTGTGGGTGGGCCAAAGGCTACAGGGTGctgcttcctcttcccctccccaccgtCCCTCTCCCGCCATGGGCCAGCCTCCCCAGGACCTGGGAAAGCGGAACATCAAGGTAGGAAGGAAACACCGACCTGGTGGTCCTCCAGCCTGGGGCTGTCCTACCTCTACCTGCTCCCCCTGCCTGAGCTCTGGCCTTGCTTGGCTGTCCGCCTGCCTCACTGGGGAACTGAGCTCAGAGGCAGGTGCTTCGGAGATGGAAAATAAGTGATGAGGGGTGGCAGGGATAAAAAGTCACCTCCATTGTCTACCTCCCATGCAGCATGTACACAATTTCTCTCTGTCTGGGCTCCTGAATTTAAAGAGGTGGACCAAGGCCTGTGGCTACTCCAGGGGCAGGGAGAGCCCTGGGGCCAGTGGTACTGTGAAGCCTACCATGCACTTGAGGGAAGGAGCATTTGGGAATGAAGGACTAGCTCCTACGTGTCAGGTTAAGAGCAAGGGAGAGCTGGCCAGGGATAGCATTTTGCAAAGCAGAGGGGAAAATAGCAGCAGGACCTCCTGGGCCCCATCTTCCATTTCTGGGGTAAGAGCATTTCCCCAGACATCCTGGCAGAGGAGTGAGCCCAGCCTCCAGCTCTCAAGATTCTCCTGGGAATCCACATTTTGTGGGAGAAGGGCTGAGTCCTCATGGGAAGAGAGAAGGCAGGCCCCAGGCGGAAGTGCTTGGTGCTGTTCTCTTCAGCCTTTGAgacaagtgctcctcctgccctcTAGCTCCTGAGTAGGCTTGAGGGTTTGCCAACTGCACTGTGGCTGCAGGTGGAGGGAAGAGGACTCCCTCCTCCGGAGCTCTGTGTTTTGGAAGTTTCTTTAATCCCATATGGCCCAAGAGTAGCTTGAAGGAGGCCCTTCTAAAAAGAACGAGGCTTTTACCAGTCCTACTAG encodes:
- the RAB15 gene encoding ras-related protein Rab-15 isoform X1 — protein: MAKQYDVLFRLLLIGDSGVGKTCLLCRFTDNEFHSSHISTIGVDFKMKTIEVDGIKVRIQIWDTAGQERYQTITKQYYRRAQGIFLVYDISSERSYQHIMKWVSDVDEYAPEGVQKILIGNKADEEQKRQVGREQGQQLAKEYGMDFYETSACTNLNIKESFTRLTELVLQAHRKELEGLRTRANNELALAELEEDEGKPEGPANSSKTCWC
- the RAB15 gene encoding ras-related protein Rab-15 isoform X2, producing MKTIEVDGIKVRIQIWDTAGQERYQTITKQYYRRAQGIFLVYDISSERSYQHIMKWVSDVDEYAPEGVQKILIGNKADEEQKRQVGREQGQQLAKEYGMDFYETSACTNLNIKESFTRLTELVLQAHRKELEGLRTRANNELALAELEEDEGKPEGPANSSKTCWC